The region CCCGAGGATGTCGAGCCCACCAGCGTGTGATCTTTGGGTGTGTTAAAATCAAGGACGGCATTCGTGTCTGCTAAGAACGACCCCGTAAAATACTTTGAATCTAACAAGGCAGATTTTTGCCGGTTGTTACCGTTCATCCAGGTAAAATCTGCGAATGCGAAGGGCTCTTCCGCCCCCGCCAAGGATGAAAAAGCAATTAGACTTGCGCTCAAACCCCAGCGCAAAAGCCATGATGATCTGTTGATCATTGGGAACTCCTTTGTTTTGCAAAGGAGAATAAGCACGGGCGCATAAAGAAGGTGTTAAAACACCCCCCAAAAAAGTAAAGACTAAAACATTTTATTTAATTTTTATTTTTGATCTGGTGCTTTTTATTTGAATCAGGCAGCCACTTAAACCGCCACCATATATTTCTGAAGAACGGCTTCAACAGTCGCAAGACTTAAAGGCTTTGCCACATAGTCCGTCATACCGACTTGCAAACAGCGTTCTCTTTCATCAGCCATTGCACTGGCTGTCATCGCGATAATTGGAACGTTTGCATACTTTTCGATCTCGCGAATTTTTTGAGTGGCCAGATAGCCATCCATCTCCGGCATATGACAATCCATAAGGATGAGATCGAAATCGTCCTCATTCGCTTTTTCAAGGGCGAGCTTTCCATTTTCTACAACAATGAACTCATGCCCCAGTTTTGCCAGCATCCCGCGGATGATTAGCTGATTGACGGGGTTGTCCTCTGCGACCAAGATATGAAGCTTGCCGTTTTTAGAAGGGGTTGCATGAACCACTGGCAGCACTTTAGAGGTTGCCTTATCCAGTACCAACTTAAACCAGAATGTTGAACCACTGCCCTCTTCGCTGAAGAAACCAATGTGCCCGCCCATCAATTCAACTAAGGATTTGGTAATTGAAAGCCCTAATCCGGTCCCACCATATTTGCGATTTGTAGCGGCATCGACTTGCTCGAATCTGCCAAAGATTCTGTCCCGGGCATTTTCAGGAATACCGATACCAGAGTCTTTGATTTGAACTTTGATCTCATATTGCAGCTCGCTGATGGATTCAACGTGAACGAAAACATCCACACCACCTTTTTCAGTAAACTTCAAGGCGTTGCTGATTAAGTTTACGAGGACCTGACGGAAGCGCGCAGGGTCACCCATCACGTTTGTCGAAGTTCCCAGATTTTCATGAAGCTGCAGATAAATCGACTTGTGGCGGGCTTGGAAGTTCATCAAGCTAATCACTTGCTGAACAACTGGTCCTAAACTAAACGGGACCGTTTCTAGGTCAATTTTATTCGCTTCAACTTTAGAATAATCCAAAATGTCGTTGATAACACTTAAAAGGCTTTCTGCTGAGGCCTTAATCAGTTCTGCATATTTTTTTTGTTCTTTATTAAGTGGAGTATCTAACAGTAAATCCGTGACACCCATCACACCATTCATCGGAGTTCTGATTTCGTGACTCATGGTCGCTAGGAATCGACTTTTTGCCTCTGAAGATTGAATGGCTTGCGCTTCTGCGGCTTTGGCATCGTCGGCCAAGCGCTTTAATTTATTGGTGCGAGCACTGTCGCGTTTAAAACGCCAACCAAATGCAGCAAGAACAAAAGCCAATAATGACCCGAAGGCCAAAATCTTAAATTGCATCTGCGTTGCTTCGGCAAAGGCTTCTTTCGCTGGCCGGTCTAAAACGATCACCCACCCAAAACCATCTGAATCAAATTTCGTAGCCAAAGTTGTCCGGGCCTGGCCTTCTAATAACACTCCAGCGCTCCCGTGATCATGCACGTGATAATGATTGCGCTCTCCCGGTGCTGGCATGTCCTCGGCTGTCATCTCTGGCATCTTATTTTTCTCGCCCAGAATGACTTTACCCTCTTTGGAGTATATCGTCAGACGAACTGGAAAGCGGTCACGAAGTGGTTTGATCCATTGCTCGCTGACTTCTTTAGCCCAGCGCCAACTTAAGTGGGCAGCAAGGACCCCCACGATTTTTCCATCATGATAAAGAGGTGTCGCAAAATCGAAAAAGCGGATTGGTTCCGCCTCTGTGCCGCCCAGAAGTTTATTTAAAAGGACAGCGTCGTGAACATCCCCAAAATAGTCTTTCTTTTGACCGTGGATATACCAATCCCTTTTAGAAATATCTGCACCTTCTAAAAGTCCTTCCTTACTGGCAAGGACCCGACCGTTTAAATCCGAAATACCAATCCACGCAAACTCAGGAAATGATTTTGCAAGCTGATTTAAAACCGCGCGCTTTTGGGCAACGGGAACCTTGGGATCAGTCAAGTTTGTTAACGTCGCCAAAGTTTTAATTTCTCCAGCACGCGCCCCAATAACCACGTCCATTTTGTCAGCGATATTGTAAGCCATGTCAGACAAAGTATGGCCCTGTTCGTATTCGATGCGGTCACGAACGGCTCGCCCGATAAACCAGCTTAACAGGAAAGCACAAATGAAGATTACACCCGCCAAAATGAAGGACGTTCTGAAAATGAATCGCGAGTAAATCCCCTGAGTGCTCATCATGCTGCTTCCGTCTCGATTTTCGAAAAGCTTACGACAAGCTGGTTCAATTCAGGAACGAATTTAGTTGTTCTTTTCAACACATCGGCGAACTGCACAACCAATTGCTCTTGAGTCCATGTTGCGGAGTTCACCTCAATCGTGCGAACGGCATCAGCAATGGATTGATCGTGAAAGTTCGAAATGGCTCCTTTGAATTTATGAGCTGTCGCATGAATCTTTTTAGGATCCTTGTCATCGATGGCTGCTTTAAT is a window of Bdellovibrio sp. SKB1291214 DNA encoding:
- a CDS encoding ATP-binding protein; protein product: MMSTQGIYSRFIFRTSFILAGVIFICAFLLSWFIGRAVRDRIEYEQGHTLSDMAYNIADKMDVVIGARAGEIKTLATLTNLTDPKVPVAQKRAVLNQLAKSFPEFAWIGISDLNGRVLASKEGLLEGADISKRDWYIHGQKKDYFGDVHDAVLLNKLLGGTEAEPIRFFDFATPLYHDGKIVGVLAAHLSWRWAKEVSEQWIKPLRDRFPVRLTIYSKEGKVILGEKNKMPEMTAEDMPAPGERNHYHVHDHGSAGVLLEGQARTTLATKFDSDGFGWVIVLDRPAKEAFAEATQMQFKILAFGSLLAFVLAAFGWRFKRDSARTNKLKRLADDAKAAEAQAIQSSEAKSRFLATMSHEIRTPMNGVMGVTDLLLDTPLNKEQKKYAELIKASAESLLSVINDILDYSKVEANKIDLETVPFSLGPVVQQVISLMNFQARHKSIYLQLHENLGTSTNVMGDPARFRQVLVNLISNALKFTEKGGVDVFVHVESISELQYEIKVQIKDSGIGIPENARDRIFGRFEQVDAATNRKYGGTGLGLSITKSLVELMGGHIGFFSEEGSGSTFWFKLVLDKATSKVLPVVHATPSKNGKLHILVAEDNPVNQLIIRGMLAKLGHEFIVVENGKLALEKANEDDFDLILMDCHMPEMDGYLATQKIREIEKYANVPIIAMTASAMADERERCLQVGMTDYVAKPLSLATVEAVLQKYMVAV
- a CDS encoding Hpt domain-containing protein, which gives rise to MSLEVTIRKSCPELEPAGFNIPELAEMMDTRYLGEFMIFIAAAGLFLESYEAQIADIKAAIDDKDPKKIHATAHKFKGAISNFHDQSIADAVRTIEVNSATWTQEQLVVQFADVLKRTTKFVPELNQLVVSFSKIETEAA